A section of the Syntrophobacterales bacterium genome encodes:
- a CDS encoding 4Fe-4S dicluster domain-containing protein: MKVIGVYMDRCLGCKTCELYCGAERGSEGKTLLAAVQETPVPRPRVRVEGGPGGAFPLQCRHCLQAPCLDACLTGALHRDEKSGMVIIQEERCIGCWTCTAFCPYGVIYPSCERKIAVKCDRCLYMEKPVCVDVCPTQALEVMELDEIEELLGEKRQNTTKALAGVGREGIRILDIGR, translated from the coding sequence ATGAAAGTGATCGGAGTTTATATGGACCGCTGCCTGGGTTGCAAGACCTGTGAGCTGTACTGCGGGGCGGAACGGGGCAGCGAGGGGAAGACCCTGCTTGCCGCCGTTCAGGAAACCCCTGTCCCCCGGCCCCGAGTCCGCGTCGAGGGAGGACCGGGCGGCGCCTTTCCGCTCCAGTGCCGCCATTGCCTCCAGGCGCCCTGTCTGGATGCCTGTCTTACCGGCGCCCTCCACCGGGACGAAAAGAGCGGCATGGTGATCATTCAAGAGGAGCGCTGCATCGGCTGCTGGACCTGTACCGCCTTTTGCCCCTACGGCGTCATCTATCCCTCCTGCGAGCGGAAGATCGCCGTCAAGTGCGACCGCTGTCTCTACATGGAAAAGCCGGTCTGTGTGGATGTCTGTCCGACGCAGGCGCTGGAGGTAATGGAACTCGACGAGATTGAAGAGCTCCTCGGGGAGAAAAGACAGAACACAACAAAGGCGCTGGCGGGGGTGGGTCGCGAAGGGATCCGCATCCTGGATATCGGAAGATAA
- a CDS encoding NAD(P)/FAD-dependent oxidoreductase: protein MTCIIVGGGRAGFQAAMTCRMLRPDQAVTLIDAEKETGYYRTLLPQFMVGALPEERLFFPTGNNDPLLTVRTGVRVKTVDCDSRSLTLEGGETLGYDRLILAHGGDPYLPGILAGPPCHGIFPIRDLTNARRAKAWLTDHRQVVVLGGSLVGVKTAVHLRQAGLAVALVVRRGHILLRALSPESTEVIEAHLRGLGIEICVNAPLEEISASGGAIDALKVGGRWLSCNTLLVATGTAPDTSFLEGTGLLTDGKLIVSPGLQTSDPRIFAAGDVAVISSRGEKISPNTWPQAVSQGRLAAENLYRAVPTPHRDMTRINAMDLHGLAMVILGPPVSGAEVISHARADAFVRRELFLVAGRAVGGALIGDITAAGTIHALINSQRQLTAREAGLIRPRTENVIRFPEQTGRRAALILSPKRSSL from the coding sequence ATGACATGTATTATCGTTGGCGGCGGCCGCGCCGGTTTTCAGGCCGCCATGACCTGCCGGATGCTCCGGCCCGACCAGGCCGTAACCCTGATCGACGCCGAAAAAGAGACCGGTTACTATCGGACCCTGCTCCCCCAGTTCATGGTTGGGGCGCTACCGGAGGAGAGGTTATTCTTCCCGACAGGGAATAATGATCCGCTCCTGACGGTACGGACCGGCGTCCGCGTGAAAACAGTGGATTGTGACTCCCGCAGTCTGACGCTGGAGGGAGGAGAGACGCTTGGCTACGACCGCCTGATCCTCGCTCACGGCGGAGATCCTTATCTGCCCGGTATCCTGGCCGGTCCACCCTGCCACGGGATCTTCCCTATCCGGGATCTGACCAACGCCCGCAGGGCCAAGGCTTGGCTTACGGATCATCGGCAAGTCGTCGTCCTCGGGGGTTCCCTCGTCGGGGTTAAAACGGCAGTCCATCTCCGCCAGGCGGGCCTCGCTGTCGCCCTGGTCGTAAGGCGGGGTCATATCCTGCTGCGCGCCCTCTCGCCGGAGTCCACGGAGGTCATAGAGGCGCATCTCCGCGGGCTGGGAATCGAGATTTGCGTCAACGCCCCCCTGGAGGAAATCAGCGCCAGCGGGGGGGCGATTGACGCGCTGAAGGTAGGCGGGCGCTGGCTTTCCTGCAATACCCTGCTTGTGGCGACGGGCACGGCGCCCGACACCTCTTTTTTGGAAGGAACGGGATTGCTCACGGACGGGAAACTCATCGTTTCTCCAGGGTTGCAGACGAGCGATCCGCGGATCTTTGCCGCAGGGGACGTTGCCGTCATCTCCTCCCGGGGAGAGAAGATCAGTCCCAATACCTGGCCGCAGGCGGTTTCCCAGGGGCGGTTGGCGGCCGAGAATCTCTATCGGGCCGTGCCCACGCCGCACCGGGATATGACGCGGATCAACGCGATGGATCTGCACGGTCTGGCTATGGTGATCCTCGGCCCCCCGGTTTCCGGGGCGGAGGTGATCTCCCATGCAAGAGCGGACGCCTTTGTCCGGAGGGAGCTTTTCCTCGTCGCGGGAAGGGCGGTCGGGGGCGCGCTGATCGGCGATATCACCGCCGCCGGAACAATTCACGCACTGATCAACTCCCAACGGCAGCTCACCGCCCGGGAGGCCGGGCTCATCCGGCCGCGGACGGAAAACGTCATCCGTTTTCCGGAACAAACAGGTCGCAGGGCGGCCCTGATTTTGTCACCCAAGAGGTCAAGTCTATGA
- a CDS encoding 4Fe-4S binding protein — MIIHEEICVGCGRCQPYCPTGAIRYDGLKSRIEQDICYECSTCLRAAHCPVDAIAESPNVYDYPRALRRYFSDPSATHAATGIQGRGTEESKTNDVTHRVGPGEVGVAIEIGRPTLGMSLLDIQRITRAIARAGVHKIEAHNPIHSMIANEATGELKPELLGERVLSAIIEIKVKRDELRGILRTLLEVAKEVDSVFCIDACTIVDQGLAIPEEVLDSIRAEGLTWRPNAKINMGLGRAWE; from the coding sequence ATGATTATTCACGAAGAAATATGTGTGGGCTGCGGCCGTTGTCAGCCCTACTGTCCCACCGGCGCGATTCGCTATGACGGTCTTAAGAGCCGCATCGAACAGGATATCTGCTACGAATGCAGCACCTGTCTGCGCGCCGCCCACTGCCCCGTGGACGCGATTGCCGAATCGCCCAATGTCTATGACTACCCGCGGGCGCTGCGCCGCTACTTCAGCGACCCCAGCGCCACGCATGCGGCCACCGGCATCCAGGGCCGCGGAACAGAGGAGTCCAAGACCAACGATGTGACCCATCGCGTCGGTCCCGGCGAGGTGGGCGTCGCGATCGAGATCGGCCGGCCGACGCTCGGCATGTCGCTTCTCGACATCCAGCGGATTACCCGGGCGATCGCCCGCGCCGGCGTCCACAAGATCGAGGCCCATAACCCGATCCACTCCATGATTGCCAACGAGGCGACGGGAGAGCTGAAGCCGGAGCTGCTCGGCGAGCGGGTGCTTTCCGCCATCATCGAGATCAAGGTGAAAAGGGACGAGCTGCGCGGCATCCTCCGGACGCTTCTCGAGGTTGCCAAAGAGGTGGACAGCGTCTTTTGCATCGACGCCTGCACGATCGTCGATCAGGGGCTCGCCATTCCGGAGGAGGTCCTCGACAGCATCCGGGCAGAGGGGTTAACCTGGCGGCCGAACGCCAAAATCAACATGGGCCTCGGACGGGCCTGGGAATAA
- a CDS encoding DUF1932 domain-containing protein: MKLGFIGFGGAGYGLAKGLLQAGLAEVLYYDRMQATPPYAEVIGRHAAEIGAIAEKSAGELAARTDILFSCVTGAMAVSIARELAPFLGPSHLYVDVNTAAPEVMEAAAAVVEPTGALFVDAAMMGAIPTFLHRVPILASGAGAELFRERLTPYGMNIRVIGPKPGEASAIKLLRSIFTKGLLSLFLEMLPVAHRYGVDETVLASLAESLDGVPFRETARQQMTKGIVNAGRMAHEMEEVAASLEALGAPAGMSRAARETLLWCDSLGLRERFGGELPATLAETLAALDQAVAEKAGAASPAKK, from the coding sequence ATGAAGCTGGGATTTATCGGTTTCGGAGGGGCTGGTTATGGATTGGCCAAAGGTCTGCTTCAGGCAGGCCTGGCCGAGGTTTTGTATTATGACCGGATGCAGGCGACTCCCCCCTACGCCGAGGTTATCGGCCGTCACGCCGCCGAGATCGGCGCCATAGCTGAAAAAAGCGCCGGGGAGCTGGCCGCCCGGACCGACATCCTCTTTTCCTGCGTCACCGGGGCGATGGCGGTTTCCATTGCCCGGGAGCTGGCCCCGTTTCTCGGCCCCTCGCATCTCTACGTTGATGTCAACACCGCCGCCCCGGAGGTCATGGAGGCCGCGGCCGCCGTAGTGGAGCCCACGGGCGCGCTCTTTGTCGATGCGGCGATGATGGGGGCGATCCCCACCTTTCTTCACCGGGTGCCGATCCTGGCCTCGGGCGCCGGGGCTGAGCTGTTCAGGGAGAGACTTACCCCCTACGGGATGAATATCCGGGTCATCGGCCCAAAACCGGGCGAGGCCTCGGCAATCAAGCTCTTGCGCAGCATCTTTACGAAGGGGCTGCTTTCCCTGTTTCTGGAGATGCTCCCCGTCGCCCACCGTTACGGGGTGGATGAGACGGTGTTGGCTTCCCTCGCCGAGTCCCTGGACGGTGTTCCCTTCCGGGAAACGGCCCGCCAGCAGATGACCAAGGGGATAGTCAACGCCGGGCGGATGGCCCATGAAATGGAAGAGGTGGCAGCCTCCCTGGAGGCCCTGGGGGCGCCCGCCGGGATGTCCCGGGCGGCCAGGGAAACACTCCTGTGGTGCGACAGCCTCGGTTTGCGGGAGCGTTTCGGCGGCGAGCTGCCCGCCACGCTTGCGGAGACGCTCGCGGCGCTTGACCAGGCTGTCGCGGAAAAGGCCGGAGCTGCGAGCCCGGCAAAAAAGTGA
- a CDS encoding sugar phosphate isomerase/epimerase — protein sequence MKLCFNAGPEPLEEYFPFAKANGFPWMELSCNNPNNFLDKWTPARIDGIKRLRDQADVRYGLHSASFVNAAEIEPTVRKAVVQHLLAYVELAHQLEAEYVVLHFGYHFSLFRDYVFECLTKTYEPVVELAEKYRLPIGIENMNKVHEESEIVYLGVTIEELSRVLDAIPSKYFGLTLDIAHASLLPGGPKSFIDAFPGRIVSTHVSDNDMILDRHLPVGEGKIDFKTIFQQLHAAGFKGTLNIELPRSNEDRALSKRRLEPILEGLGILKWALTP from the coding sequence ATGAAACTGTGTTTTAATGCCGGACCGGAACCCCTCGAGGAATATTTCCCCTTCGCCAAGGCGAACGGTTTTCCCTGGATGGAGCTGAGCTGCAACAACCCCAATAACTTTCTTGATAAGTGGACGCCGGCGCGGATCGACGGCATCAAGCGGCTCCGCGACCAGGCGGACGTCCGCTACGGCCTCCATTCGGCCTCCTTCGTCAATGCCGCCGAGATCGAACCCACCGTGCGCAAGGCGGTGGTCCAGCACCTTCTGGCTTACGTGGAGCTGGCCCACCAGCTCGAGGCCGAATACGTAGTGCTCCATTTCGGCTATCACTTCAGCCTCTTTCGGGACTACGTCTTCGAGTGCCTGACCAAGACCTACGAGCCAGTGGTGGAACTGGCCGAAAAGTACCGCCTGCCGATCGGGATTGAGAACATGAATAAGGTCCATGAAGAGTCGGAGATTGTATATCTTGGCGTAACTATTGAGGAACTGTCGCGGGTGTTGGATGCCATTCCCTCGAAGTACTTCGGGCTCACGCTGGATATCGCCCACGCGAGTCTGCTGCCCGGTGGTCCGAAATCCTTCATTGACGCCTTTCCGGGCCGGATCGTCAGCACTCACGTCAGCGACAACGACATGATCCTCGACCGCCACCTGCCCGTCGGCGAAGGCAAAATTGACTTCAAGACGATCTTCCAGCAACTGCATGCGGCCGGCTTCAAGGGAACGCTGAACATTGAGCTGCCCCGTTCCAACGAGGATCGGGCGCTAAGCAAGCGCCGGCTGGAGCCGATTTTAGAGGGGTTGGGAATCCTTAAGTGGGCACTCACGCCCTAA